The Flavobacterium sp. 1 genome contains the following window.
ATGCTAACGAAGGGATGTCACTAATTAAAAACAGTCAGCCCGATTTGGTTTTTTTGGATATTCAAATGCCTGAAAAGGACGGTTTTCAGGTTTTGCAAGAACTTAATTCGTATGATTTTGAAGTAATATTTGTGACCGCTTTTAGTCAATATGGAATTCAGGCTATTAAATTTTCTGCAATTGATTATCTTTTGAAACCTATTGATATTGAAGAGTTAAAAAAAGCGGTTACTAAAACAAGCAACAGATTAAAACACAAAAATCAAAATCTGCAATTGCAAAATTTGCTTCATCACTTAAAAGAAAGTAATAATAGTTCCGATCATAGAATAGCCATTTCATCGCTCAAAGAAACCCGTTTTGTATATGTGAAAAATATTGTTCGTTGCGAAAGCGAAAATAGCTATACATTATTTTTTACAGATGAAGGCGAAACTATTATTTCTACAGTGCCGCTTTATGAATATGATGAAATGTTGAGTGTCTATGGGTTTATTCGCTGTCATCAATCGCATTTGGTAAATAAAAAACATGTAAAAAGTTTGCTTAAAGAAGATGGATATACTTTGTTGCTTTATGATCAAATTAGAATTCCTGTTTCACGTAATAAGAAAGATTTGGTTAAAAAATCGTTAGTTTGATTTTAAAGAATTCCGATCTAAAATTCGGGTTTGTAATTATTGAAGTTACCAATATCGAATGTATATATTTAAAAGAAACAAATGACCGAAGCCGATAAGCTTCGGTTTTTTTGTGCCGTTATATTTTTTTAAAATAGAATAATAATATTTAAATAATCTGATTTTTTAAAATTAATTAAGCTGTAATATTCTGTATGTCAGAAAAATGAGTAATTTTAATGTACTGTTTATGACAGTATTTTATTAGCCAAATAAAAACTTAAAAATAGAAACACATGGAAACTTCACACATTTACCCAGGAGCATATACATTGAATGCCTATATAGCAATCAAAGGCTGCGATGAAGCTATAGAATTTTACAAAAAAGCATTTGGAGCAACAGAAAGAGGCAGATTATTGATGCCTGATGGAAAAATAGGTCACGCAGAAATTGTAATCGAAGGATCATTACTGATGATGTCTGAAGAAAACAGTGATTGGGGAAATGTAAGTCCTCAAACCATTGGTGGCAATCCTTTAACTTTTGGATTATATGTTAGAGATGTGGATGCCGTATTTCAGAAGGCAATTGATGCAGGAGCAACAGTTTTGATGCCCCTCAAAGATGAATTTTATGGAGACCGTACAGGACAGGTGCTGGATCCTTTTGGCTATAAATGGATGATAGCTACTCACAAGGAAGATGTCAGTTTTGAAGAAATGCAAAAGAGGTTTGACAAAATGTGTGAATAAAGTGCGATTGATTATTAATTGAATTAATCTTCTGAAAATGAACTAAAAAGAAAGAATTTTTGTATGTTCATAAAGTTAATTATTACTATATATACAGCTTTAAATGGTAACTTTACTAAGAGTAATATGACATAGATTTATCGTTTAAGTAACTTAAAAATAGATATCATGAAATCACAAATTGCAGTTTACGATACTCACGACAAAGCCGTCAATGCTATAAAACGATTGAATCAGGAGCATTTTGCTATGGATCATGTTTCACTGTTAGGCAAAGCAGAAGTAGTGGAAGACCACATTCAAATTAAATCACTAGATACTATAAGCAAAACGCCTGCAATTGTTGGAATGAGTGCAGGAACATTAGTAGGATTGCTTAGCGGTATAGGTGTTTTTGCTATTCCTGGTTTTGGCTTTTTGTATGGAGCAGGTGCCCTTGTAGGGATTATCGGGGGGCTTGATATAGGTTTAGTTGCGGGTGGCTTAGTTTCACTTTTAGCTTTTACCGGGTTAAGAGAAGAAGAAATGGTTAAATGCCAAGAACATGTAAAAGAAGGTAAATTTGTTGTAATTGTAAAAGGGGCCATTGATGAAATTGAAAGAGCAAAACACATTTTGCATAACGAAGGAAATCATTTGGAACTTATTAGTTAGGACATTCTTGCAAGTCCATATTTGTGATGGCTACCAGCTATCTGGTATTTTTTGTGCTTTTAAAGCATTACTTCACTATAATATCGTGTTTATAAAGCAACCCTTTTAAGCCCTCTAATGAAAAGATAGCGTGCTTCAATTTGGTGGTTTTCGGGTCAATAGTGTAATTGTAACTGGTCTTAAAGTTAGCTTTGCTGGCAATTGCTTTAGCAAATTCGGCGCGGTATAAATCACAATTTTCAAAAAGGACTTCGGTCAAATCGCTGGCCATAAAATCTACGGCAATCAAACTGCAGTTAATAAAAGGCGTTCCCTTTATTTTTAAGGTATAAAATTTAGAAAAATCCAATATGCAATCGTAAAAACGCACTTCAAAAATGAGTTTGCTGCACATTGCAAAATTTACTTCCTTGATTTTGCAACGATTGAATACTACGGTTCTCAAACCAACATGATTGATTTTGGCTTCATTAAAAATACAGTCATTAAAAACGCAGTCGATAAACGTAACATCCATAAAGTTACAGGCTGAAAACGTGCAATGATTAAAAGTACAGCGTTCAAATTCTTTGAAGCTGACTTCATTCACATCATAAGTACGGCTGTTATATTCTAAATCGAAAAAATATTCCGGCATGAAATAATTTAAGTTATATATTCATTTCGCAAAGAAACGATTTCTATTACTTAAAAATAGCACCGATATTAATATATTTATTGACTAAAATGCAAGAATTTCGCTTGACATCCTATTGTTTTACGTACTGTAATTTTGTAAAATTGATGATTAAAAACAATATTTGTAAATTTTTAACTACTAAAATAATGAGGAATAGTGTTAATTAAATATAAAGTATTGTAAAATATGAGTGAAAGAAAACGATTTCGCTGGCTTTTTTGAATTACAGTGTTTAAAAAATAGTTTTTTTATTTTAATCTTTTATTACTTTTGGGGCATTATGAGAGGAGTTACTTTATATTTTATGTATTTGTTTTTTCTGCTGTTAGGCGGAGGGCAATATTTGCATGCAGAAATAGCTCCTAAAATGATTGTAGCTGAATCGCCTTCTTTTGATTTAGTAAAAAAACACCACGTAAAAGTAAAAAAAGCGGAATCAGGCAATGTTTTAATTGAGGAAGCTGATACCGATTTGGATGAAGAGCTGCATAACGGCAATTTAAATAAAGCATTAGCCGTTAATAAAAATGTATTAGCAAATTGGTATTTGACATACTCAAGTCATTTACATTACAAGGATAACTCCAAAAAGCTTAATTTTTTTGCGCCATATTATGGCCATGACAATCCTATTTATCTTGAAATAGGAGTTCTAAGAATTTGATTCAATTTCACATCAATTACTAAAGGTGTGATTTATGAAGTCCAATGTTTATAATCTTGTATAATGTTGGTTTATTAAGTTTTTTTCATTCTGGACAGCTTAGTCTCGCCTTGGTAACTGATGATCATTTCTTGATCTGAGGAATTTCTGTATTCCCAAAATTTCCATTCGCTTAATTACCAATTTTATACTATGAAGAGAATTATCGTTTTCACGGGCTTAATTGCCGTGTTGTCCCTTGCTAGCTGTACTAGCAAGAAAGAAGAGAAAGAAGAAGTCGAAACATTTGCAGTTACTAATCCTGTAAAGATTGATACTTCGTTTACCAAGCAGTATGTTGCACAAATTAAGTCTTTCCGCAATATTGAGATTCGTGCTCAGGAAAAAGGATTTCTGCAGAATATTTATGTTGATGAAGGCCAGTTTGTAAAAGCAGGTCAGGTATTGTTCCGAATTATGCCAAAAGTCTATGAAGCTGAATTATTGGGAGCTCAGGCAGAAGAAAAAGCTGCCGAAATTGAGCTAAAAAATGCTAAAACATTAGCAGACAAAAATATAGTTTCAAAAAATGAGCAGGCAGTTGCTCAAGCTAAATTAGATCAGGCAAAAGCCGAAGTTGCTCTTGCAAAAGTTCATTTGTCATTTACCGAAATCAGAGCTCCGTTTGATGGAACTATTGACAGAATCCCAAAGAAACTAGGAAGCCTTATCGATGAAGGGGAGCTGCTTACCAGTCTTTCTGATAACAGCCAGATGTTTGCTTATTTCAATGTTTCTGAACCTGAATATTTGGATTATGAAACCAATGTCAAAGGCAGGGCTGGAACTAAAGTAGGACTGCTTTTGGCTAACAGCACCACTTTTAAAGAAAAAGGAAATGTTGAAGTTATCGAAAGTGAATTTGATAATGAAACTGGAAATATTGCCTTTAGAGCACGATTCCCTAATCCAGGTAAATTACTGAAACATGGAGAAACCGGAAAAGTATTGATGGATGCCCCGCTTCATAATGTTATTGTGATTCCGCAAAAAGCTACTTATGAAATTCAAGATAAAAAATATGTTTTTGTTGTGGATAAAAATGATGTAGTAAGCTCTAAAGAAATTATAATCAAAGGAGAAATTCCAGATTTGTATATGATTGAAAGCGGGATTACTGTAAACGACAAAATCTTATTGGAAGGTGTTCAGAAGGTTAAAGACAATGATAAAATCCACTATAAATACGAAGCCCCTCAAGAAGTTATTACTCATTTGCGGTTAAAAGCAGAATAGAGTTAGTTTCCAGTTTGGTTTAATCATAAAAAAATAGAAACAAATGTTTGATAAATTTATCCAAAGACCTGTTATGTCGATAGTAATATCGCTTATAATTGTCTTTTTAGGGGTGTTGTCGGTGATGAATCTGCCAATCACCCAATTTCCGTCCATATCACCGCCAATGGTGAATATTACTGCCGATTATCCTGGTTCTAACGGGGAATTGATGATCAAATCTGTTGTTATTCCTTTGGAAAGAGCTTTGAATGGAGTTCCGGGAATGAAATACATGACCTCCGATGCAGGAAATGATGGTGAGGCAAGTATTCAGGTTGTGTTTAACTTGGGTACAGATCCAAACCAAGCCGCTATTAACGTTCAAAACCGTGTGGCTTCGGTGACGAATAAATTACCGCCATTAGTAGTAAGAGAGGGTGTCAAAATTACCCGTGAGGTTCCTAGTATGCTGATGTACGTGAACCTTTTTAGTACCGATAAAAATACCGACCAAAAGTTTTTATACAATTATGCCGATATCAATGTATTGTCAGAATTAAAAAGGGTAAATGGTATTGGTTCTGGAGATATTTTAGGAACACGTGAATATGCGATGCGTATTTGGCTGAAACCAGATCGTATGTTAGCTTATAAAATTTCTGCAGATGAGGTAATGGAAGCTTTATCCAGTCAAAGTTTGGAAGCTTCGCCAGGAAAAACCGGAGAAGCCTCTGGAAAACGTTCTCAAGCATTCGAGTACGTATTGAAATATTCGGGAAGGTTTACCACCAAAGAGCAGTATGGTAATATAATATTGAAATCCAATCCAAATGGAGAAATTCTGCGTCTGAAGGATGTTGCCAATATAGAATTTGGCAGTTCGATGTATGATATTTATTCGAATTTGAATGGGAGACCATCTGCAGCAATCGTTCTAAAACAATCTTTTGGAAGTAATGCAAATCAAGTTATTGAAGATTTAAAAGCCAAATTAGAAACCATCAAGAAAAAATTCCCAAAAGGAATGGATTATGAAATTTCGTATGACGTTTCTAAATTCTTGGATGCTTCTATCGAAAAAGTAATCCATACTTTGATTGAAGCTTTTATTTTGGTAGGATTGGTTGTATTCCTTTTCTTGGGCGATTGGCGTTCTACAGTTATCCCCGCCATTGCTGTACCAGTTTCATTAATTGGAA
Protein-coding sequences here:
- a CDS encoding LytTR family DNA-binding domain-containing protein; amino-acid sequence: MIKGIIIDDEPHNVTNLKRLLEKYCPEVMIVGSSTDANEGMSLIKNSQPDLVFLDIQMPEKDGFQVLQELNSYDFEVIFVTAFSQYGIQAIKFSAIDYLLKPIDIEELKKAVTKTSNRLKHKNQNLQLQNLLHHLKESNNSSDHRIAISSLKETRFVYVKNIVRCESENSYTLFFTDEGETIISTVPLYEYDEMLSVYGFIRCHQSHLVNKKHVKSLLKEDGYTLLLYDQIRIPVSRNKKDLVKKSLV
- a CDS encoding efflux RND transporter periplasmic adaptor subunit, with translation MKRIIVFTGLIAVLSLASCTSKKEEKEEVETFAVTNPVKIDTSFTKQYVAQIKSFRNIEIRAQEKGFLQNIYVDEGQFVKAGQVLFRIMPKVYEAELLGAQAEEKAAEIELKNAKTLADKNIVSKNEQAVAQAKLDQAKAEVALAKVHLSFTEIRAPFDGTIDRIPKKLGSLIDEGELLTSLSDNSQMFAYFNVSEPEYLDYETNVKGRAGTKVGLLLANSTTFKEKGNVEVIESEFDNETGNIAFRARFPNPGKLLKHGETGKVLMDAPLHNVIVIPQKATYEIQDKKYVFVVDKNDVVSSKEIIIKGEIPDLYMIESGITVNDKILLEGVQKVKDNDKIHYKYEAPQEVITHLRLKAE
- a CDS encoding VOC family protein; its protein translation is METSHIYPGAYTLNAYIAIKGCDEAIEFYKKAFGATERGRLLMPDGKIGHAEIVIEGSLLMMSEENSDWGNVSPQTIGGNPLTFGLYVRDVDAVFQKAIDAGATVLMPLKDEFYGDRTGQVLDPFGYKWMIATHKEDVSFEEMQKRFDKMCE
- a CDS encoding pentapeptide repeat-containing protein, whose protein sequence is MPEYFFDLEYNSRTYDVNEVSFKEFERCTFNHCTFSACNFMDVTFIDCVFNDCIFNEAKINHVGLRTVVFNRCKIKEVNFAMCSKLIFEVRFYDCILDFSKFYTLKIKGTPFINCSLIAVDFMASDLTEVLFENCDLYRAEFAKAIASKANFKTSYNYTIDPKTTKLKHAIFSLEGLKGLLYKHDIIVK